The following are encoded together in the Bos taurus isolate L1 Dominette 01449 registration number 42190680 breed Hereford chromosome 10, ARS-UCD2.0, whole genome shotgun sequence genome:
- the EXD1 gene encoding piRNA biogenesis protein EXD1 isoform X2, producing the protein MDLSSDYHFLNQILWRRVRLTLVCGIFEGVLQHVDPDKIVVLKKVELLDEVEQGAVREKASSVSLNTERTKMDTIKDEDLNVRKPASPAPEVPITSLLNDFKYSPSEEEEVTYTVIDQFQQKFGAAMLHIKKQSVLSVAAEGANVCRHGKLCWLQVATNSRVYLFDIFLLGSRAFNNGLQMVLEDKRILKVIHDCRWLSDCLSHQYGILLNNVFDTQVADVLQFSVETGGFLPNCISTLQESLIRHLKIAPKHLSFLEVRQKWIRENPELWFTRPLSPSLLKILALEATYLLPLRLVLLDEMMSDLTTLVDGYLNTYREGSADRLGGMEPTCMELPEELLQLQDFQKQRRERAAKEYRVNAQGLLIRTVLHPKKSVTETAGKEGKVRGFLLCKNSTQDKAPNVTSREDVDLLKEESKSRQTTVEPQYLPLTKEDASEDSSYNLNYPESEGVKDQRITQKKHLKIPKQEFQTSLSLKEEIEQLLMVENKEDLKGTKQDVSVSPSLPQETRVSPSDIFHPFRKAVLPTLPPCPALEKTDSWLNPDSPNLP; encoded by the exons TGGAACTACTGGATGAAGTGGAACAAGGTGCAGTAAGAGAAAAGGCTTCGTCTGTTAG TCTAAATACAGAAAGAACCAAGATGGATACAATAAAAGATGAAGACCTAAATGTACGTAAGCCTGCTTCTCCTGCCCCTGAGGTGCCAATAACCTCTCTTCTGAATGACTTCAAGTACAGCCCATCTG AGGAAGAGGAGGTGACATACACAGTCATTGATCAGTTCCAGCAGAAGTTTGGTGCTGCA ATGCTCCACATCAAGAAGCAAAGTGTCCTGAGTGTGGCAGCAGAAGGAGCTAATGTGTGTCGTCATGGGAAACTATGTTGGCTTCAG GTGGCCACAAATAGCCGGGTTTACTTGTTTGACATTTTCCTTCTGGGAAGTCGTGCTTTCAACAATGGACTTCAGATGGTATTAGAAGACAAGAGAATTTTGAAG GTTATTCATGATTGTCGTTGGCTTTCTGATTGCCTCTCTCATCAGTATGGAATTTTGCTGAATAATGTCTTTGACACCCAG GTAGCAGATGTCCTTCAATTTTCCGTGGAAACGGGAGGCTTTCTTCCAAACTGCATTAGTACTTTACAGGAAAGTTTAATCAGACACCTTAAAATAGCCCCTAAACATCTCTCCTTTCTGGAAGTGAGACAAAAATGGATTCGA GAAAACCCAGAACTGTGGTTCACAcgacctctttcaccttctttgcTGAAAATTTTGGCTTTGGAAGCTACCTACCTGCTCCCTCTTCGCTTGGTACTCTTGGATGAAATGATGTCTGACCTAACTACCCTGGTGGATGGATACCTAAACACCTACCGAGAAGGGTCTGCAGACCGACTGGGAGGCATGGAG ccTACATGTATGGAGCTCCCGGAGGAACTGCTTCAACTCCAGGACTTCCAGAAGCAGCGCAGAGAGCGAGCAGCAAAAGAATATAGAGTAAATGCGCAGGGACTCCTAATAAGAACAGTACTACATCCAAAGAAATCGGTGACAGAGACAGCAGGGAAAGAGGGAAAGGTACGAGGTTTCTTACTTTGTAAAAATTCTACACAAGATAAAGCCCCAAATGTTACATCTCGTGAGGATGTAGATTTACTGAAAGAAGAATCTAAGAGTAGACAAACCACAGTAGAGCCTCAATATCTACCCCTCACAAAGGAAGATGCCAGCGAGGATTCCAGTTACAACCTAAATTACCCTGAGTCAGAGGGGGTTAAAGACCAGAGAATAACTCAAAAAAAACACCTCAAGATACCTAAACAAGAGTTTCAGACAAGTTTATCTTTGAAAGAGGAGATAGAACAGTTATTGATGGTGGAAAATAAGGAAGATCTAAAAGGTACAAAACAAGATGTTTCAgtgtctccttcccttcctcaggAAACCAGAGTGTCTCCAAGTGACATTTTTCATCCTTTTAGGAAAGCTGTGCTTCCCACACTTCCTCCCTGCCCAgctttggaaaagactgattccTGGTTAAATCCAGATTCTCCCAATC